The following proteins come from a genomic window of Metarhizium brunneum chromosome 2, complete sequence:
- the PCL9 gene encoding PHO85 cyclin-9 yields MALRQLTLDELNRAALDQFVYQPVSREMISFLADAAHNVITCDSTMMPSASSKHPQQQQHLPPSPPRSPESQPAQPADNTLPTLEEFITQLVVSSNVQVPTLMSTLVYLTRLKSKLQPMARGLRCTTHRIFLASLILAAKYLNDSSPKNKHWANYTHINTDMYSFGFNRTEVNLMEKQLLFLLEWELRISEQDLYRELDSFLEPLRARIAERHIRKMRHREEKRRQQEANARYPTPPASRGQSRCRHASPETVRSASGGSITPPGLTYSSSASSYASSITSSRQQSRSATPLESNPSPYMYEVSQPQGSLYDSPIHVVLEADPAKSVPDLAASGNRMLPYEISVEQYQQLQDGSAKKRHKRGMWGRLLGGAVAVR; encoded by the coding sequence ATGGCGCTGCGGCAGTTGACCTTGGACGAGCTCAACCGAGCCGCCCTCGACCAATTTGTATACCAGCCCGTGAGCCGTGAAATGATCTCGttcctcgccgacgccgctCACAATGTCATCACATGCGATTCCACCATGATGCCGTCGGCCTCTTCCAAGCATcctcaacagcaacaacatcttcctccctctcccccgAGGAGTCCCGAATCGCAACCTGCTCAACCCGCGGACAACACCTTGCCCACCCTCGAAGAGTTCATCACCCAGCTTGTCGTCTCATCCAATGTTCAGGTCCCGACTCTCATGTCAACCTTGGTTTACCTGACCCGCCTAAAGTCAAAGCTTCAACCCATGGCCCGTGGCCTGCGATGCACGACGCACCgcatcttcctcgcctcGCTCATCCTAGCTGCCAAGTATCTCAACGACAGCTCGCCAAAGAACAAGCACTGGGCCAACTACACACACATCAACACTGACATGTACAGCTTTGGTTTCAACCGCACCGAGGTCAACTTGATGGAAAAGCAACTGCTCTTCCTCCTGGAGTGGGAGCTGAGAATTTCGGAGCAAGACTTGTACCGGGAGCTGGATTCTTTCCTCGAGCCTCTTCGTGCCCGCATTGCCGAGAGACACATCAGGAAGATGCGCCACCGCGAGGAGAAGAGACGACAGCAGGAGGCCAATGCTCGCTATCCCACTCCTCCTGCCTCTCGAGGCCAGTCACGATGCCGACATGCCAGCCCCGAGACTGTCCGCTCTGCCAGCGGCGGTTCCATTACCCCCCCAGGCCTCACTTACagcagctcggccagctcaTATGCCTCATCCATTACCTCGAGCAGGCAGCAATCCCGGTCTGCGACTCCACTCGAGTCGAACCCTTCTCCCTACATGTATGAGGTTTCGCAGCCGCAGGGCAGCCTCTATGACTCTCCCATCCACGTCGTGTTGGAGGCGGACCCTGCCAAGTCGGTACCTGATCTGGCTGCTTCTGGAAACCGCATGCTTCCGTACGAAATCTCTGTTGAGCAATACCAGCAACTCCAGGATGGCTCTGCCAAGAAGCGACACAAGCGAGGAATGTGGGGACGACTACTCGGCGGTGCTGTTGCCGTACGATAA